In a single window of the Microbacterium sp. SL75 genome:
- a CDS encoding S-ribosylhomocysteine lyase — MADVESFTLDHTAVLAPYVRLIGTESGPRGDVISNFDLRLVQPNEQEIPTAGLHTIEHLLASLVRDRIDGLIDISPFGCRTGFHVIMWGEPEVAALVDAISDSLRAIADDVEWDDVPGTDAFSCGNYRDHSLHTAKEWSKAVLAKGISRDAFERVGV; from the coding sequence ATGGCCGACGTCGAAAGCTTCACCCTGGATCACACCGCCGTGCTGGCGCCGTACGTACGCCTCATCGGCACCGAGTCGGGGCCTCGCGGCGACGTCATCTCGAACTTCGACCTGCGTCTCGTGCAGCCGAACGAGCAGGAGATCCCCACCGCCGGGCTCCACACCATCGAGCACCTTCTCGCCAGCCTCGTGCGCGATCGCATCGACGGTCTGATCGACATCTCGCCGTTCGGCTGCCGCACCGGCTTCCACGTGATCATGTGGGGCGAGCCCGAGGTCGCGGCCCTCGTCGACGCGATCTCCGACTCGCTGCGCGCGATCGCCGACGACGTGGAGTGGGACGACGTCCCCGGCACCGACGCTTTCAGCTGCGGCAACTACCGCGACCACAGCCTGCACACGGCGAAGGAGTGGTCGAAAGCCGTTCTCGCCAAGGGCATCTCGCGCGACGCGTTCGAGCGCGTGGGGGTCTGA
- the serB gene encoding phosphoserine phosphatase SerB: protein MPATARFLVVLDADSTLIRNEVIELLADEAGRGAEVAAATEAAMRGEVDFATSLRSRVHALAGVPTEAFERAIARIDPTPGVRELIAAVHERGGVVGVVSGGFHEVLDTVAPGLGVDLWRANRLVAVDGALTGEVDGDIVDATAKADTLRRWAAELGVPLPLTFAIGDGANDLEMMATAGLGLAFNAKPAVRERADLVVGPVNLAQVVALLPR, encoded by the coding sequence GTGCCTGCGACTGCCCGTTTCCTCGTCGTCCTCGATGCCGATTCCACGCTGATCCGCAACGAGGTCATCGAGCTCCTTGCCGACGAGGCCGGCCGGGGTGCCGAGGTGGCCGCCGCCACCGAAGCCGCGATGCGCGGCGAGGTCGACTTCGCCACGAGCCTGCGCTCGCGGGTGCACGCACTGGCGGGCGTACCCACCGAGGCGTTCGAGCGGGCGATCGCGCGCATCGACCCCACCCCGGGCGTGCGCGAGCTGATCGCCGCCGTGCACGAGCGCGGCGGGGTCGTCGGCGTCGTGTCGGGCGGGTTCCACGAGGTTCTCGACACCGTGGCTCCCGGCCTGGGCGTCGACCTCTGGCGCGCGAACCGGCTCGTGGCCGTCGACGGAGCTCTCACGGGAGAGGTCGACGGAGACATCGTGGATGCCACGGCCAAGGCCGACACGCTCCGTCGCTGGGCCGCCGAGCTCGGTGTTCCCCTCCCCCTCACCTTCGCGATCGGAGATGGCGCGAACGATCTCGAGATGATGGCGACCGCGGGCCTGGGTCTGGCATTCAACGCCAAGCCCGCCGTGCGCGAGCGCGCGGATCTCGTGGTCGGCCCCGTCAACCTCGCGCAGGTCGTCGCCCTCCTCCCCCGCTGA
- a CDS encoding alpha/beta fold hydrolase gives MDVILVPGLWLDASSWDDIIPALEAADHRPHPLTLPGPAVGDLVVDDWVDAVVAEIDRIGGRVILVGHSGGGNVVWGAADRRPDEVARVILVDTIVPHPGAMISEFPIGDGVVHFPGWDFFDEDDVADLDPQTRERTAQQVVDVPGRVPSSRITLSDERRFTVPVTILSGQLDAEALPRVLAEWGAYAEEVDRLDSLEVVRLGSGHWPQFSQPQRFAEKLVAAVR, from the coding sequence ATGGACGTCATCTTGGTTCCCGGTCTGTGGCTCGACGCGTCGTCGTGGGACGACATCATCCCCGCCCTCGAGGCGGCCGACCATCGTCCGCATCCGTTGACTCTGCCTGGACCAGCCGTGGGCGACCTGGTCGTCGATGACTGGGTCGATGCGGTCGTCGCAGAGATCGACCGCATCGGTGGCCGGGTGATCCTCGTCGGGCACTCCGGTGGCGGCAACGTCGTCTGGGGTGCGGCCGACCGCCGGCCCGACGAGGTCGCGCGCGTCATCCTCGTCGACACGATCGTGCCGCATCCGGGCGCGATGATCTCCGAATTCCCCATCGGGGACGGTGTCGTGCACTTCCCCGGGTGGGACTTCTTCGACGAAGACGACGTCGCCGACCTCGACCCACAGACGCGAGAGCGCACCGCGCAGCAGGTCGTCGATGTGCCCGGCCGCGTGCCGAGCTCGCGGATCACCCTGAGCGACGAGCGGCGATTCACCGTGCCCGTGACGATCCTGTCGGGGCAGCTCGATGCAGAAGCCCTCCCGCGGGTGCTCGCCGAGTGGGGTGCGTACGCCGAGGAGGTCGACCGCCTCGACAGTCTCGAGGTCGTGCGGCTCGGCTCCGGCCACTGGCCGCAGTTCTCGCAGCCCCAGCGGTTCGCCGAGAAGCTGGTCGCCGCGGTGCGGTGA
- the fabG gene encoding 3-oxoacyl-ACP reductase FabG, whose protein sequence is MSQDRVVVVTGGNRGIGRAIAERFVAEGWKVAVTARSGEGPEGTLTVRADVTDAAAVDAAFTQVEAELGPIAVVVANAGVTKDTLLLRMSEDDFDSVVNTNLGGAFRVVKRASKGMLKARWGRVILISSVVGLYGSAGQINYAASKSALVGFARSLTRELGGRGITANVVAPGFIETDMTAELPADTQSEYKKNIPAGRFASPDEVAGVVTWLAGDDAAYISGAVIPVDGGLGMGH, encoded by the coding sequence ATGTCCCAGGACCGCGTCGTCGTCGTCACCGGAGGAAACCGGGGCATCGGTCGAGCCATCGCCGAGCGTTTCGTCGCCGAGGGATGGAAGGTCGCCGTGACCGCCCGCTCCGGTGAGGGCCCCGAGGGAACCCTGACCGTGCGCGCCGACGTGACCGACGCCGCCGCCGTGGACGCCGCCTTCACCCAGGTGGAAGCCGAGCTCGGCCCGATCGCAGTGGTCGTAGCGAACGCCGGTGTGACGAAGGACACCCTGTTGCTCCGCATGAGCGAGGACGACTTCGACAGCGTCGTCAACACCAACCTCGGTGGCGCCTTCCGCGTGGTCAAGCGCGCTTCCAAGGGCATGCTCAAGGCGCGCTGGGGTCGTGTCATCCTCATCTCGAGCGTCGTCGGTCTGTACGGTTCGGCCGGTCAGATCAACTACGCCGCCTCCAAGAGCGCGCTCGTCGGCTTCGCCCGCTCGCTCACGCGGGAACTCGGCGGTCGCGGGATCACGGCGAACGTCGTGGCACCGGGCTTCATCGAGACCGACATGACGGCCGAGCTTCCCGCCGACACCCAGTCCGAGTACAAGAAGAACATCCCCGCCGGACGTTTCGCCTCTCCCGACGAGGTCGCCGGAGTCGTCACGTGGCTCGCCGGTGACGACGCCGCGTACATCTCGGGTGCCGTGATTCCGGTCGACGGCGGCCTCGGCATGGGGCACTGA
- a CDS encoding DUF4190 domain-containing protein — translation MSDDRTTDPQHPEHIGSDNANGGDQPSSPYAPQSDTPPAPPYEAAGTSASAAPSGAPADTATPYGTPTPEAPASHTPAPEAPAYGAPAPEAGAAYGAPAYGAPAYGQPTTSTYGQPAYGAPNAAYGYGGAYAAPARTNVLAIVSLVASLVGFVLILPVVGSIAGVIMGHISLKQIKERGERGRGMALAGVIIGYVTLLFVILFIIGISILIAGSAGSSGSRYGA, via the coding sequence GTGAGCGACGACCGCACCACCGACCCGCAGCATCCCGAGCACATCGGGTCCGACAACGCGAACGGCGGCGACCAGCCGTCGTCGCCGTACGCTCCGCAGAGCGACACGCCCCCGGCTCCCCCGTACGAGGCAGCGGGGACGTCGGCGTCCGCGGCACCTTCCGGCGCTCCGGCGGACACCGCTACGCCCTACGGAACCCCGACGCCGGAAGCCCCGGCATCCCACACACCCGCGCCCGAGGCCCCCGCCTACGGCGCACCCGCGCCCGAGGCCGGTGCAGCCTACGGCGCGCCCGCCTATGGCGCACCGGCGTACGGGCAGCCCACGACCTCGACCTACGGACAGCCCGCGTACGGTGCCCCGAACGCGGCGTACGGGTACGGGGGCGCCTACGCCGCCCCCGCGCGCACCAACGTTCTCGCGATCGTGTCGCTGGTGGCATCCCTCGTCGGCTTCGTGCTCATCCTCCCGGTGGTGGGATCGATCGCCGGTGTCATCATGGGGCACATCTCGCTCAAGCAGATCAAGGAGCGAGGCGAGCGCGGCCGCGGAATGGCGCTCGCGGGTGTCATCATCGGCTACGTGACGCTCCTGTTCGTCATCCTCTTCATCATCGGGATCTCGATCCTCATCGCCGGCAGCGCCGGTTCCAGCGGCTCGCGCTACGGCGCCTGA
- a CDS encoding DUF3099 domain-containing protein, which yields MKTSHTAQSATSLPKAPREDADSRFTKYMVMMGIRIACFIAMAVITPYGWYTFVFAAGAIFLPYLAVIVANVGADQGSTEAIKPERAIEAPSAVPAPAAAAEGPLVIRIAETPRLDPPRDNRS from the coding sequence GTGAAGACATCGCACACCGCTCAGTCCGCGACGTCGCTCCCCAAGGCACCGAGGGAGGACGCCGATTCCCGTTTCACCAAGTACATGGTGATGATGGGGATCCGCATCGCGTGCTTCATCGCGATGGCCGTCATCACTCCCTACGGCTGGTACACCTTCGTGTTCGCGGCCGGAGCGATCTTCCTGCCCTATCTCGCCGTGATCGTCGCCAACGTCGGCGCCGACCAAGGCTCCACCGAGGCGATCAAACCCGAGCGCGCCATCGAAGCTCCCTCGGCCGTCCCCGCTCCCGCAGCCGCTGCCGAGGGCCCGCTGGTCATCCGTATCGCCGAGACCCCGCGCCTCGACCCTCCGCGCGACAACCGCTCGTGA
- a CDS encoding SURF1 family protein, producing MSAREMPAAGRWAIYVGIAILFAIACGFLSNWQFSRNAERSEQLQLVADNYDATPVPLAELLAPGAEMNPGDEWRPVRMQGQYLADEQLLVRNRAHGGSAAFEQLVPFRLDDGRTFLVDRGWLPPGNQQSEPDDIPAPPSGDVTVEVRLRPEEAAPTSGRTAEAGQVPTINLGLVEEQAGPIEQGAYGLLMSESPAPATAPAPVDPPSNDPGPYLSYAVQWILFAVMGFGFITYVIINERKLRREEDEDEDDEDALVEPLPSPEKPSGERRRVDPVALHRSRKRPKDRDADDEDALLDAR from the coding sequence ATGAGCGCGCGTGAGATGCCCGCGGCCGGGCGCTGGGCGATCTACGTCGGTATCGCGATCCTCTTCGCGATCGCCTGCGGGTTCCTCTCGAACTGGCAGTTCTCGCGCAACGCCGAGCGCAGCGAGCAACTGCAGCTCGTCGCCGACAACTACGACGCGACCCCGGTCCCCCTCGCGGAGTTGCTCGCCCCCGGCGCCGAGATGAACCCGGGAGACGAGTGGCGTCCCGTGCGCATGCAGGGGCAGTACCTCGCCGACGAGCAGCTGCTGGTCCGCAACCGCGCGCACGGGGGCTCGGCGGCCTTCGAACAGCTCGTGCCGTTCCGACTCGACGACGGCCGCACGTTCCTCGTGGACCGCGGTTGGCTCCCCCCGGGCAACCAGCAGTCGGAACCCGACGACATCCCCGCGCCGCCCTCCGGCGACGTGACCGTCGAGGTCCGTCTGCGCCCCGAAGAGGCCGCCCCGACCTCGGGTCGCACCGCCGAGGCGGGTCAGGTACCCACCATCAATCTCGGACTCGTGGAGGAGCAGGCCGGCCCCATCGAGCAGGGCGCGTACGGCCTGCTCATGTCGGAATCCCCCGCTCCCGCGACCGCCCCCGCCCCGGTCGATCCACCGAGCAACGACCCCGGACCGTACCTCTCGTACGCGGTGCAGTGGATCCTCTTCGCCGTGATGGGCTTCGGTTTCATCACCTACGTGATCATCAACGAGCGCAAGCTCCGCCGCGAAGAGGACGAAGACGAGGACGACGAGGACGCGCTGGTCGAACCCCTCCCCTCGCCCGAGAAGCCCTCCGGTGAGCGCCGTCGCGTCGACCCGGTCGCCCTGCACCGCTCGCGCAAACGCCCGAAGGACCGCGACGCCGACGACGAGGACGCCCTGCTCGACGCACGCTGA
- a CDS encoding ABC-F family ATP-binding cassette domain-containing protein — MLAVHDLEIRVGARVLMSDVAFRVSDGDKIGLVGRNGAGKTTLTKVLAGDLLPANGGVDRSGELGYLPQDPRSGDPEMLARTRILDARGLGSLALGMHEASMAMGDDDPAVAAKAMKKYANFTERFEAAGGYAAEAEAASIAHNLSLPDRILDQPLKTLSGGQRRRIELARILFSDAQTMILDEPTNHLDADSVVWLREFLKGYKGGLIVISHDVELVGETVNRVFYLDANRQVIDVYNMNWKNYLRQRVADEERRKKERVNVEKKATALQLQAARFGAKASKAAAAHQMVARAEKMLSGLDEVRAEERVAKLRFPKPAPCGKTPLMASGLSKSYGSLEIFTDVDLAIDRGSRVVVLGLNGAGKTTLLRILAGVDQPDTGQLEPGHGLKIGYYAQEHENLDVNRSVLENMMSSAPHITATEARKVLGSFLFVGEDVLKPAGVLSGGEKTRLSLATLVVSSANMLLLDEPTNNLDPASREEILGALSHYEGAVVLVSHDEGAVEALNPERVLILPDGVEDIWGRDYADLITLA; from the coding sequence GTGCTCGCCGTGCACGACCTCGAGATCCGCGTGGGTGCCCGCGTGCTCATGTCCGACGTGGCGTTCCGCGTCTCCGACGGCGACAAGATCGGCCTCGTCGGGCGTAATGGCGCCGGCAAGACGACGCTGACCAAGGTGCTCGCCGGAGACCTGCTGCCCGCCAACGGCGGCGTCGACCGCTCGGGTGAACTCGGTTACCTGCCGCAGGACCCGCGCTCGGGCGACCCCGAGATGCTGGCGCGCACCCGCATCCTCGACGCCCGCGGCCTGGGCTCGCTCGCCCTGGGCATGCACGAGGCGTCGATGGCGATGGGTGACGACGACCCCGCCGTCGCCGCGAAGGCCATGAAGAAGTACGCGAACTTCACCGAGCGCTTCGAGGCGGCCGGCGGATACGCGGCCGAGGCCGAGGCGGCATCCATCGCCCACAACCTCTCGCTTCCCGACCGCATCCTCGATCAGCCGCTGAAGACCCTCTCGGGTGGTCAGCGTCGCCGCATCGAGCTCGCGCGCATCCTCTTCTCCGACGCGCAGACGATGATCCTCGACGAGCCGACCAACCACCTCGACGCCGACAGCGTCGTGTGGCTGCGCGAATTCCTCAAGGGCTACAAGGGCGGGCTCATCGTGATCTCGCACGACGTCGAGCTCGTCGGCGAGACCGTCAACCGTGTCTTCTACCTGGATGCCAATCGCCAGGTCATCGACGTCTACAACATGAACTGGAAGAACTACCTGCGCCAGCGGGTGGCCGACGAGGAGCGTCGCAAGAAGGAGCGCGTCAACGTCGAGAAGAAGGCCACGGCGCTGCAGCTGCAGGCCGCACGCTTCGGCGCCAAGGCCTCGAAGGCCGCAGCCGCGCACCAGATGGTCGCGCGCGCCGAGAAGATGCTCTCGGGCCTCGACGAGGTGCGTGCCGAAGAGCGCGTCGCGAAGCTGCGGTTCCCCAAGCCCGCGCCCTGCGGCAAGACGCCGCTCATGGCCTCGGGCCTGTCGAAGTCGTACGGTTCGCTCGAGATCTTCACCGACGTCGACCTCGCTATCGATCGCGGCTCGCGCGTGGTCGTCCTGGGGCTGAACGGTGCGGGAAAGACCACGCTGCTGCGTATTCTCGCCGGAGTCGACCAGCCCGACACCGGTCAGCTCGAGCCCGGGCACGGCCTGAAGATCGGCTACTACGCCCAGGAGCACGAGAATCTCGACGTGAACCGCTCGGTGCTCGAGAACATGATGTCGTCGGCCCCGCACATCACCGCGACCGAGGCCCGCAAGGTGCTGGGATCGTTCCTTTTCGTCGGCGAGGACGTATTGAAGCCCGCCGGGGTCCTCTCGGGTGGCGAGAAGACGCGCCTGTCGCTCGCCACGCTCGTCGTCTCGTCGGCCAACATGCTGTTGCTCGACGAGCCCACGAACAACCTCGACCCCGCCTCGCGCGAGGAGATCCTCGGCGCGCTGTCGCACTACGAGGGCGCCGTCGTGCTCGTCTCGCACGACGAGGGCGCCGTCGAGGCGCTGAACCCCGAGCGCGTGCTGATCCTGCCCGACGGGGTCGAGGACATCTGGGGTCGCGACTACGCGGATCTGATCACACTGGCGTAG
- a CDS encoding iron-siderophore ABC transporter substrate-binding protein, producing the protein MSRFRALAALAVGTALVLTGCAGTSAAPGAQEGMSTSASGSFPVTIDHAFGETTIEAEPQRVVTVSWGNQEAALALGVVPVAMPKVTWGDEDGDGLLPWVKDKLDELGAQTPTLMDETDGFDYEAIADAKPDVILGAYSGMTQEQYDTLSKIAPVVAFPEIAWGTSWQQMTLADAKALGREEQAEQLIGDLEKHVTDESAKYPALAGKKTLFTSLDPTDLSTVGFYSLKDPRALYLSELGMTPSSAVETASKDSETFWFTQSTENIESFADVDVIVGYGTPALLTQLQADPLWSRIPAIKSGAVALLTDNTSIAAAGNPSPLSIGTSYGDDFIGLVGAAADKAGK; encoded by the coding sequence GTGTCCCGATTCCGCGCTCTGGCGGCCCTCGCCGTCGGTACCGCCCTCGTCCTCACCGGCTGCGCCGGTACCTCAGCCGCGCCGGGCGCACAGGAAGGTATGTCGACGTCGGCATCGGGTTCCTTCCCCGTCACGATCGACCACGCCTTCGGCGAGACCACGATCGAGGCGGAGCCGCAGCGCGTCGTCACCGTCAGCTGGGGCAACCAGGAGGCGGCGCTCGCCCTCGGCGTCGTCCCGGTCGCCATGCCCAAGGTCACCTGGGGCGACGAAGACGGCGACGGCCTGCTGCCTTGGGTCAAGGACAAGCTCGACGAGCTCGGCGCGCAGACACCCACGCTCATGGATGAGACCGACGGTTTCGACTACGAGGCGATCGCCGACGCCAAGCCCGACGTGATCCTCGGCGCCTACTCCGGCATGACGCAGGAGCAGTACGACACGCTGAGCAAGATCGCCCCCGTCGTGGCGTTCCCCGAGATCGCGTGGGGCACCTCTTGGCAGCAGATGACGCTGGCGGATGCCAAAGCCCTCGGCCGCGAAGAGCAGGCGGAGCAGCTGATCGGCGACCTCGAGAAGCACGTGACCGACGAGTCGGCGAAGTACCCCGCCCTCGCCGGCAAGAAGACGCTGTTCACCTCGCTCGACCCGACCGACCTGAGCACCGTCGGCTTCTACTCGCTCAAGGACCCCCGCGCGCTGTACCTCTCCGAGCTCGGTATGACCCCCTCGTCGGCCGTCGAGACCGCGAGCAAGGACAGCGAGACGTTCTGGTTCACGCAGAGCACCGAGAACATCGAGTCCTTCGCCGACGTCGACGTCATCGTCGGTTACGGAACCCCGGCGCTCCTGACCCAGTTGCAGGCCGACCCGCTGTGGTCGCGCATCCCCGCCATCAAGAGCGGTGCCGTCGCGCTGCTCACCGACAACACCTCGATCGCCGCGGCGGGCAACCCCAGCCCGCTGTCGATCGGCACCTCGTACGGCGACGACTTCATCGGCCTCGTGGGCGCGGCGGCCGACAAGGCCGGCAAGTGA
- a CDS encoding FecCD family ABC transporter permease, giving the protein MTRLAPASTAPVDADPRRRGRRRVLWVVLFAAALAVVAVLSVTFGARDVAPADIWAGLTGSTDTASAAAVGKRVPRTILAMLVGAALAVAGAVLQGATRNPLADPQILGINGGASLAIVSGIAFFGLSSASGYIWTGMIGAAAAAVFVYAIGSLGRGGPTPLRLALAGAVTAVAFSSLISAILLPRINVMNVFRFWQIGGVGGATPDTILQVLPFLLVGLLVCLASASALNTLALGDELAAGLGARVRTARLVASAGAVILCGAATAVAGPIGFVGLVVPHICRLLVGVDHRWLLPVSAAGGGILLTVSDIVGRVIARPEEIEVGIVTALIGAPFFIALVRRQKMRAL; this is encoded by the coding sequence ATGACTCGTCTCGCCCCGGCATCGACCGCCCCCGTCGACGCAGATCCGCGTCGACGGGGGCGGCGACGCGTGCTCTGGGTCGTCCTGTTCGCCGCGGCCCTGGCCGTCGTCGCCGTGCTCTCCGTGACGTTCGGAGCCCGTGACGTCGCACCCGCCGACATCTGGGCCGGCCTCACCGGCTCGACCGACACCGCGTCGGCCGCCGCGGTCGGCAAGCGCGTCCCGCGCACCATCCTCGCCATGCTCGTCGGTGCCGCCCTCGCCGTGGCCGGGGCCGTACTCCAGGGCGCCACGCGCAACCCTCTCGCCGACCCGCAGATCCTCGGGATCAACGGCGGTGCGTCGCTCGCGATCGTCTCGGGCATCGCGTTCTTCGGCCTCAGCTCGGCATCCGGCTACATCTGGACCGGCATGATCGGCGCGGCCGCGGCCGCCGTCTTCGTCTACGCGATCGGGTCGCTCGGTCGAGGCGGACCCACGCCCCTGCGCCTGGCTCTCGCCGGAGCCGTCACCGCCGTCGCGTTCAGCTCGCTGATCAGCGCGATTCTGCTCCCCCGCATCAACGTCATGAACGTCTTCCGCTTCTGGCAGATCGGCGGCGTGGGAGGCGCCACCCCCGACACGATCCTGCAGGTACTGCCCTTCCTTCTGGTGGGCCTCCTCGTCTGCCTCGCGAGCGCGTCGGCCCTGAACACCCTCGCTCTCGGCGACGAGCTCGCCGCGGGTCTCGGCGCTCGCGTCCGCACGGCGCGCCTCGTCGCCTCGGCAGGGGCGGTCATCCTGTGCGGCGCCGCGACGGCCGTGGCCGGTCCGATCGGCTTCGTCGGTCTCGTCGTCCCGCACATCTGCCGCCTGCTCGTGGGGGTCGACCATCGCTGGCTGCTCCCCGTCTCGGCCGCAGGCGGGGGCATCCTGCTCACCGTGTCCGACATCGTGGGGCGCGTCATCGCCCGCCCCGAAGAGATCGAGGTCGGCATCGTGACCGCGCTGATCGGCGCCCCCTTCTTCATCGCCCTCGTTCGTCGCCAGAAGATGAGGGCCCTGTGA
- a CDS encoding FecCD family ABC transporter permease — protein MSTHTSPRVATASVVPDALASVVAGRRRRRHRWTLVTVVLAIAVVVAFALSLMIGQTFYTPAEVWGVLSGQRVAGASFTVGELRLPRALTGLLTGLCFGMGGVVFQSMLRNALASPDVIGINTGASAAAVFGIVVLGWGETAVSVVAMAAALAVALSIYLLAYRKGGSGARLILIGIGVAAMCQAVVSYVISRAAEWDLPAAMRWITGNLNDATWDRALPVAGAVVILGPILLALSGRLEILRMGDDTAAAVGLPVERTRLLLIVAAVGLLAFGTAAAGPIAFVSFLAGPIAVRLLGPVGSPVLPAGLLGALLVLVADFCAQYAFGTRLPVGVITGVLGAPYLIYLLVRSSRTGGTTL, from the coding sequence GTGAGCACGCACACCTCCCCACGGGTGGCCACCGCGAGCGTCGTGCCCGATGCCCTGGCATCCGTCGTCGCCGGCCGCCGCCGTCGCCGTCACCGTTGGACGCTCGTCACGGTCGTCCTCGCGATCGCGGTCGTCGTCGCCTTCGCCCTGTCGCTCATGATCGGCCAGACCTTCTACACCCCCGCCGAGGTATGGGGCGTGCTGAGCGGACAACGGGTGGCCGGCGCCTCGTTCACGGTCGGCGAACTGCGCCTTCCCCGCGCGCTGACCGGCCTTCTCACGGGACTCTGCTTCGGCATGGGCGGTGTCGTCTTCCAGTCGATGCTGCGTAACGCCCTCGCCAGCCCCGACGTGATCGGCATCAATACCGGCGCCAGCGCCGCGGCTGTCTTCGGCATCGTCGTGCTGGGGTGGGGCGAGACCGCCGTCTCGGTCGTCGCGATGGCCGCGGCCCTCGCCGTCGCCCTGTCGATCTACCTCCTCGCCTACCGCAAGGGCGGGTCCGGTGCGCGGCTGATCCTCATCGGCATCGGCGTCGCCGCGATGTGCCAGGCGGTCGTGTCCTACGTCATCTCTCGCGCCGCCGAGTGGGACCTTCCCGCCGCGATGCGCTGGATCACCGGAAACCTCAACGACGCCACGTGGGACCGCGCCCTCCCGGTCGCCGGAGCCGTCGTCATCCTCGGACCGATCCTGCTCGCTCTGTCGGGCCGCCTCGAGATCCTGCGGATGGGCGACGACACCGCCGCCGCCGTCGGGCTCCCCGTCGAGCGCACGCGCCTGCTGCTCATCGTGGCGGCCGTGGGCCTGCTGGCCTTCGGCACCGCCGCGGCCGGTCCCATCGCCTTCGTGTCCTTCTTGGCGGGCCCCATCGCCGTACGCCTGCTCGGCCCCGTCGGCTCTCCCGTGCTCCCCGCCGGTCTCCTCGGCGCCCTGCTGGTGCTCGTGGCCGACTTCTGCGCCCAGTACGCGTTCGGAACGCGTCTGCCCGTGGGCGTCATCACCGGCGTGCTGGGCGCGCCGTATCTCATCTACCTGCTCGTTCGCAGCAGCCGAACCGGAGGAACCACGCTATGA
- a CDS encoding ABC transporter ATP-binding protein has product MTVERSLVAEGVTLGYGDRTIVHSLDLEIPPGKVTTIVGANACGKSTLLKAMARLLAPSAGQVLLDGKSIHRQPTKQVARVLGLLPQSPIAPDGIAVSDLVSRGRHPHQGALSRWTSADDAAVARALDATDVAHLADRPVDELSGGQRQRVWIAMALAQETDVLLLDEPTTFLDISHQIDVLDLLADLNRDRGTTVAMVLHDLNLAARYADHLVAMAQGEVIAAGDPAEVLTEETVRRVFGLDSRVVPDPLTGRPMVIPIGRHHTVAEPEQAQTA; this is encoded by the coding sequence ATGACCGTCGAGCGCTCCCTGGTAGCCGAGGGCGTCACCCTCGGCTACGGAGACCGGACCATCGTCCACTCTCTCGACCTGGAGATCCCGCCGGGCAAGGTCACGACCATCGTCGGCGCGAACGCGTGCGGCAAGTCGACGCTGCTCAAGGCCATGGCGCGCCTGCTCGCGCCCTCCGCGGGGCAGGTGCTGCTCGACGGCAAGTCCATCCACCGCCAGCCCACCAAGCAGGTCGCGCGAGTGTTGGGGCTCCTCCCCCAGTCGCCGATCGCCCCCGACGGCATCGCCGTGTCCGATCTCGTCAGCCGCGGCCGCCACCCCCACCAGGGCGCGCTGTCGCGCTGGACGAGCGCCGACGACGCCGCGGTGGCACGCGCCCTCGACGCCACCGACGTCGCGCACCTCGCCGACCGCCCCGTCGACGAACTCAGCGGCGGCCAGCGCCAGCGCGTGTGGATCGCGATGGCCCTCGCTCAAGAGACCGACGTCCTGCTCCTCGACGAGCCGACGACGTTCCTCGACATCAGCCACCAGATCGACGTCCTCGACCTGCTCGCCGACCTCAACCGCGACCGCGGAACCACGGTGGCCATGGTGCTCCACGACCTCAACCTCGCCGCCCGTTACGCCGACCACCTCGTGGCCATGGCGCAGGGCGAGGTCATCGCCGCCGGAGACCCCGCCGAGGTCCTCACCGAAGAGACCGTGCGCCGCGTCTTCGGCCTCGACAGCCGCGTCGTACCCGACCCGCTGACCGGGCGGCCCATGGTCATCCCGATCGGTCGGCACCACACGGTGGCCGAGCCGGAGCAGGCGCAGACGGCCTGA